From one Solanum stenotomum isolate F172 chromosome 12, ASM1918654v1, whole genome shotgun sequence genomic stretch:
- the LOC125846786 gene encoding uncharacterized protein LOC125846786 isoform X1, producing MAALAQQTKPNFLLSRFKAFLKFNHNTYSKDKHREQHSANMGSGSVVDAGEIDFSKWRKLYSRDFGISNSLIPAYAWTVLKSLQSGGFEAYLVGGCVRDLILNKIPKDFDVITTARLPQIKRHFHRAIIVGRRFPICRVHVNGSIVEVSSFDTRAKPTGASEKLSVPKMPKKFHQKDFILWKDSMHRDFTVNSLFFDPSVNTIYDYADAIVDLKSLQLRTLVPAHLSFEEDCARILRGLRLSARLKLSFSKEIEIAMHKLSPSIMILNKSRLMMEVNYMLSYGAAEPSLSLLQRYSILEMLLPFHAAHLAQQSNKQLSESSVMLMKLFSSLDQLVTCDRPSHDSLWVALLAFHLALITDPKGAFVVLTFASVLYHGNWKEGVNFARRHSDAASIYAPEISDSQGSISDDELVERVTELAVLVQNSLDILTDKDSLQEAMSKFPGSPCSGLVFVSKNMRKVVEVLFDVLIGDVRSLKTRRNSFEIDYTLLGKGQTRETRFVLGKVILDTIAPGVILGSEVIKHTLVKIDAQLSKNAPKENMGGTVKFKKRKFVCEDDNQPNASSEIKHNRDEKLNTVIAKQSKEKAVEKHDNESLSQKLANGDAVTKKKSKVEQSELPQNGTRTEIKHNRDEKRNTVIAKQSKEKAVEKHDNESLSQKLDNGDAVTKKKSKGEQSELPQNGTRMVLEAVKHPVPSHKKEQKGGNKYQQTSANHLKLIHNVDNGAITKQHKLKVKRDSSQEQKEEKSESLHRRKHDLKGGKLASDEKSKPKAGNQTLSDLFRR from the exons atggCGGCGCTAGCCCAACAAACCAAACCCAATTTCTTGCTGTCGCGCTTTAAAGCCTTTCTT AAATTTAATCACAACACGTATTCTAAAGACAAACATCGGGAACAGCACTCTGCTAATATGGGTTCTGGGTCTGTGGTTGATGCTG GTGAAATTGACTTCTCAAAGTGGAGGAAGCTTTACTCAAGGGACTTTGGGATAAGTAACTCCTTGATACCAGCATATGCATGGACGGTTCTGAAGAGTCTCCAAAGTGGAG GGTTTGAAGCTTACTTGGTTGGTGGATGTGTCAGAGATCTAATTCTCAATAAAATACCAAAAGATTTTGATGTAATCACAACTGCAAGGCTTCCGCAG ATAAAAAGGCATTTTCACCGTGCAATAATTGTTGGACGACGGTTTCCAATATGTAGAGTACATGTCAATGGTTCTATTGTGGAG GTATCAAGTTTTGACACTAGGGCAAAACCAACCGGAGCAAGTGAGAAACTTTCTGTTCCTAAAATGCCAAAGAAATTTCATCAGAAGGATTTCATTCTCTGGAAGGATTCCATGCACCGAGACTTCACTGTTAACAG TTTGTTTTTTGATCCGTCCGTGAATACAATCTATGATTATGCCGATGCAATAGTGGACTTAAAATCTTTACAG TTAAGGACTTTGGTACCAGCACACTTGTCATTTGAAGAGGATTGTG CAAGGATCTTGCGTGGCTTGAGACTGTCTGCTCGCCTCAAGTTGTCCTTTTCAAAGGAGATTGAAATTGCTATGCACAAACTCTCACCGTCCATAATGATATTGAACAAG TCTAGATTAATGATGGAAGTCAACTATATGCTGTCTTATGGAGCTGCAGAGCCTTCTCTTTCTTTACTTCAGAGATACAGCATCCTTGAAATGCTGCTACCATTTCAT GCAGCACACCTTGCTCAACAGTCTAACAAACAGTTGAGTGAAAGTTCTGTTATGTTGATG AAACTATTTTCCAGTTTGGATCAACTAGTTACCTGTGATCGACCTTCTCATGATAGTTTGTG GGTTGCACTCTTGGCATTTCATCTAGCACTAATCACTGATCCTAAAGGGGCATTTGTCGTCCTGACTTTTGCTTCTGTGTTGTACCATGGAAATTGGAAGGAAGGTGTTAACTTTGCTAGAAGACATTCTGACGCTGCATCTATTTATGCACCTGAAATTTCAGATTCCCAAGGCTCCATATCAGATGATGAGCTTGTGGAAAGAGTTACAGAGCTGGCAGTGCTAGTGCAAAATTCTTTAGACATTTTGACTGATAAGGACAGCCTCCAGGAAGCAATGTCCAAGTTCCCAGGTTCCCCATGCTCTGGTTTG GTGTTTGTATCTAAGAACATGAGGAAGGTCGTTGAAGTACTTTTTGACGTTCTGATAGGAGATGTGAGATCTCTCAAAACCAGGAGGAATAGTTTTGAGATAGATTATACTCTGCTTGGGAAAGGACAAACGCGTGAGACAAGGTTTGTTCTCGGTAAAGTCATCCTTGATACGATAGCTCCTGGGGTCATTCTAGGCAGTGAAGTGATCAAACATACCCTGGTTAAAATTGATGCTCAATTGAGTAAAAATGCTCCGAAGGAAAATATGGGTGGAACTGTGAAGTTCAAGAAAAGGAAGTTCGTGTGTGAAGATGATAATCAGCCCAATGCAAGTTCTGAAATTAAACATAATAGAGATGAGAAGCTGAACACGGTTATTGCCAAGCAATCAAAGGAGAAGGCTGTTGAGAAGCATGATAATGAATCTCTTAGTCAGAAACTGGCTAACGGGGATGCAGTAACTAAGAAAAAAAGTAAGGTTGAGCAGAGTGAATTGCCGCAGAATGGAACAAGAACTGAAATTAAACATAATAGAGATGAGAAGCGGAACACGGTTATTGCCAAACAATCCAAGGAGAAGGCTGTCGAGAAGCATGATAATGAATCTCTTAGTCAGAAACTGGATAACGGGGATGCAGTAACTAAGAAAAAAAGTAAGGGTGAGCAGAGTGAATTGCCACAGAATGGAACAAGAATGGTGCTTGAAGCAGTGAAGCATCCAGTGCCGTCTCACAAAAAAGAGCAAAAGGGAGGCAATAAATATCAGCAGACTTCGGCAAACCATTTGAAACTTATACACAATGTTGACAATGGTGCGATTACCAAGCAGCACAAGCTGAAAGTGAAGCGTGATTCCTCACAAGAACAGAAGGAGGAAAAGAGTGAGTCATTACATCGCAGAAAACATGATTTGAAGGGAGGTAAGTTGGCTTCGGATGAGAAGAGTAAACCAAAAGCTGGAAACCAAACACTTTCAGATCTTTTCAGGAGGTGA
- the LOC125846786 gene encoding uncharacterized protein LOC125846786 isoform X2 has translation MAALAQQTKPNFLLSRFKAFLVFQKFNHNTYSKDKHREQHSANMGSGSVVDAGEIDFSKWRKLYSRDFGISNSLIPAYAWTVLKSLQSGGFEAYLVGGCVRDLILNKIPKDFDVITTARLPQIKRHFHRAIIVGRRFPICRVHVNGSIVEVSSFDTRAKPTGASEKLSVPKMPKKFHQKDFILWKDSMHRDFTVNSLFFDPSVNTIYDYADAIVDLKSLQLRTLVPAHLSFEEDCARILRGLRLSARLKLSFSKEIEIAMHKLSPSIMILNKSRLMMEVNYMLSYGAAEPSLSLLQRYSILEMLLPFHAAHLAQQSNKQLSESSVMLMKLFSSLDQLVTCDRPSHDSLWVALLAFHLALITDPKGAFVVLTFASVLYHGNWKEGVNFARRHSDAASIYAPEISDSQGSISDDELVERVTELAVLVQNSLDILTDKDSLQEAMSKFPGSPCSGLVFVSKNMRKVVEVLFDVLIGDVRSLKTRRNSFEIDYTLLGKGQTRETRFVLGKVILDTIAPGVILGSEVIKHTLVKIDAQLSKNAPKENMGGTVKFKKRKFVCEDDNQPNASSEIKHNRDEKLNTVIAKQSKEKAVEKHDNESLSQKLANGDAVTKKKSKGEQSELPQNGTRMVLEAVKHPVPSHKKEQKGGNKYQQTSANHLKLIHNVDNGAITKQHKLKVKRDSSQEQKEEKSESLHRRKHDLKGGKLASDEKSKPKAGNQTLSDLFRR, from the exons atggCGGCGCTAGCCCAACAAACCAAACCCAATTTCTTGCTGTCGCGCTTTAAAGCCTTTCTTGTCTTTCAG AAATTTAATCACAACACGTATTCTAAAGACAAACATCGGGAACAGCACTCTGCTAATATGGGTTCTGGGTCTGTGGTTGATGCTG GTGAAATTGACTTCTCAAAGTGGAGGAAGCTTTACTCAAGGGACTTTGGGATAAGTAACTCCTTGATACCAGCATATGCATGGACGGTTCTGAAGAGTCTCCAAAGTGGAG GGTTTGAAGCTTACTTGGTTGGTGGATGTGTCAGAGATCTAATTCTCAATAAAATACCAAAAGATTTTGATGTAATCACAACTGCAAGGCTTCCGCAG ATAAAAAGGCATTTTCACCGTGCAATAATTGTTGGACGACGGTTTCCAATATGTAGAGTACATGTCAATGGTTCTATTGTGGAG GTATCAAGTTTTGACACTAGGGCAAAACCAACCGGAGCAAGTGAGAAACTTTCTGTTCCTAAAATGCCAAAGAAATTTCATCAGAAGGATTTCATTCTCTGGAAGGATTCCATGCACCGAGACTTCACTGTTAACAG TTTGTTTTTTGATCCGTCCGTGAATACAATCTATGATTATGCCGATGCAATAGTGGACTTAAAATCTTTACAG TTAAGGACTTTGGTACCAGCACACTTGTCATTTGAAGAGGATTGTG CAAGGATCTTGCGTGGCTTGAGACTGTCTGCTCGCCTCAAGTTGTCCTTTTCAAAGGAGATTGAAATTGCTATGCACAAACTCTCACCGTCCATAATGATATTGAACAAG TCTAGATTAATGATGGAAGTCAACTATATGCTGTCTTATGGAGCTGCAGAGCCTTCTCTTTCTTTACTTCAGAGATACAGCATCCTTGAAATGCTGCTACCATTTCAT GCAGCACACCTTGCTCAACAGTCTAACAAACAGTTGAGTGAAAGTTCTGTTATGTTGATG AAACTATTTTCCAGTTTGGATCAACTAGTTACCTGTGATCGACCTTCTCATGATAGTTTGTG GGTTGCACTCTTGGCATTTCATCTAGCACTAATCACTGATCCTAAAGGGGCATTTGTCGTCCTGACTTTTGCTTCTGTGTTGTACCATGGAAATTGGAAGGAAGGTGTTAACTTTGCTAGAAGACATTCTGACGCTGCATCTATTTATGCACCTGAAATTTCAGATTCCCAAGGCTCCATATCAGATGATGAGCTTGTGGAAAGAGTTACAGAGCTGGCAGTGCTAGTGCAAAATTCTTTAGACATTTTGACTGATAAGGACAGCCTCCAGGAAGCAATGTCCAAGTTCCCAGGTTCCCCATGCTCTGGTTTG GTGTTTGTATCTAAGAACATGAGGAAGGTCGTTGAAGTACTTTTTGACGTTCTGATAGGAGATGTGAGATCTCTCAAAACCAGGAGGAATAGTTTTGAGATAGATTATACTCTGCTTGGGAAAGGACAAACGCGTGAGACAAGGTTTGTTCTCGGTAAAGTCATCCTTGATACGATAGCTCCTGGGGTCATTCTAGGCAGTGAAGTGATCAAACATACCCTGGTTAAAATTGATGCTCAATTGAGTAAAAATGCTCCGAAGGAAAATATGGGTGGAACTGTGAAGTTCAAGAAAAGGAAGTTCGTGTGTGAAGATGATAATCAGCCCAATGCAAGTTCTGAAATTAAACATAATAGAGATGAGAAGCTGAACACGGTTATTGCCAAGCAATCAAAGGAGAAGGCTGTTGAGAAGCATGATAATGAATCTCTTAGTCAGAAACTGGCTAACGGGGATGCAGTAACTAAGAAAAAAAGTAAG GGTGAGCAGAGTGAATTGCCACAGAATGGAACAAGAATGGTGCTTGAAGCAGTGAAGCATCCAGTGCCGTCTCACAAAAAAGAGCAAAAGGGAGGCAATAAATATCAGCAGACTTCGGCAAACCATTTGAAACTTATACACAATGTTGACAATGGTGCGATTACCAAGCAGCACAAGCTGAAAGTGAAGCGTGATTCCTCACAAGAACAGAAGGAGGAAAAGAGTGAGTCATTACATCGCAGAAAACATGATTTGAAGGGAGGTAAGTTGGCTTCGGATGAGAAGAGTAAACCAAAAGCTGGAAACCAAACACTTTCAGATCTTTTCAGGAGGTGA